A region of Neovison vison isolate M4711 chromosome 7, ASM_NN_V1, whole genome shotgun sequence DNA encodes the following proteins:
- the LOC122914366 gene encoding olfactory receptor 4C16-like, with product MQLNNNVTEFILLGLTQDPVRKKIVFVIFLLFYLGTLLGNFLIITTIKTSQTLGSPMYFFLFHLSLSDSCLCTCIAPRMIVDALLRKTTISFSECMLQVFSLHFFGCLGIFILILMAADRYVAICKPLHYTTIMSRRVCAVLMAMAWVGSCVHSSAQLSLTLSLPFCGPNVIDHYFCDLQPLLKLACADTYVVNLLLVSNSGAICTVSFVMLMCSYVIILYSLRNHSAKGRRKAFSTCISHIIVVIFFFGPCIFIYTRPATTFPMDKMIAVFYTLGIPLINPLIYTLRNAEVKDAMRKLWRKKLILDDKR from the coding sequence ATGCAGCTGAATAATAATGTGACTGAATTCATTCTGCTTGGGTTGACCCAGGATCCTGTTAGAAAGAAAATAGTGTTtgtcattttcttgcttttctattTGGGGACGTTGCTGGGTAACTTTCTGATTATTACTACTATCAAGACCAGCCAGACACTCGGGAGTCCAatgtacttcttccttttccaccTATCCTTATCTGACAGCTGCCTCTGTACTTGCATAGCCCCTAGAATGATTGTGGATGCCCTTTTGAGGAAGACCACTATCTCTTTCAGTGAGTGCATGTTACAAgtcttttcactacatttcttTGGCTGCTTGGGGATCTTCATCCTTATCCTCATGGCTGCTGACCGCTATGTGGCTATCTGTAAGCCTCTGCACTACACAACCATCATGAGTCGAAGGGTCTGTGCTGTGCTGATGGCTATGGCCTGGGTGGGGTCCTGTGTACATTCTTCAGCCCAGCTTTCTTTGACCTTGAGTTTACCTTTCTGTGGTCCCAATGTGATTGATCACTATTTTTGTGACTTGCAGCCCTTGTTGAAACTTGCCTGTGCGGACACCTATGTGGTCAACCTACTGTTGGTGTCCAATAGTGGGGCCATTTGTACAGTGAGTTTTGTCATGCTGATGTGTTCCTATGTTATTATCTTGTATTCTCTGAGAAACCACAGTGCTAAAGGGAGGAGAAAAGCCTTCTCCACTTGCATCTCCCACATCATTGTGGTCATCTTTTTCTTTGGTCCTTGCATATTCATATACACACGCCCTGCAACCACCTTCCCCATGGATAAGATGATAGCTGTGTTTTATACACTTGGAATACCTTTGATCAATCCTCTGATTTACACATTGAGGAATGCAGAGGTGAAAGATGCCATGAGAAAGTTATGGAGAAAGAAGTTGATCTTAGATGACAAAAGATAA
- the LOC122914365 gene encoding olfactory receptor 4C11-like — MNSSVTEFILFGLTQDAGKQKAIFAVLLMLYLATLLGNFLIVVTIKRSRTLESPMYFFLFYLSFADACFSTTTAPRLIVDALSQKKTISYNECMTQVFAAHFFGCMEIFVLILMAFDRYVAICKPLRYTTIMSRHVCRVLVILSWVGSCIHSSAQLFLALRLPFCGPNVIDHYFCDLQPLLKLACMDTYVINLLVVSNSGAICMVSFIILLISYVVILYSLRNHSAEGRRKALSTCTSHFIVVVLFFGPCIFIYTRPATTFPIDKMVAVFYTIGTPLLNPLIYTLRNAEVKNAMKKLWCS; from the coding sequence ATGAATAGCAGTGTGACTGAATTCATTCTGTTTGGGTTGACACAGGATGCAGGAAAGCAGAAAGCAATATTTGCAGTCTTGTTGATGCTTTACCTTGCCACACTGTTGGGGAACTTTCTTATTGTAGTGACTATTAAGAGAAGCAGGACCCTTGAGAgtcccatgtacttcttcctatTCTATCTGTCCTTTGCTGATGCCTGCTTCTCTACAACCACAGCCCCCAGATTGATTGTGGATGCCCTTTCTCAGAAGAAGACCATTTCCTACAATGAGTGCATGACTCAGGTCTTTGCAGCCCACTTCTTTGGGTGCATGGAAATCTTTGTGCTCATCCTCATGGCTTTTGATCGCTATGTAGCCATTTGTAAGCCCTTGCGATACACAACCATCATGAGCCGCCATGTCTGCCGTGTGCTGGTGATTCTAAGCTGGGTGGGATCCTGTATCCACTCTTCAGCACAACTTTTCCTGGCTTTGAGATTGCCTTTCTGTGGCCCCAATGTGATTGACCACTATTTCTGTGACTTGCAGCCCTTGTTGAAACTAGCCTGCATGGATACTTATGTGATAAACTTGCTAGTTGTTTCCAACAGTGGAGCCATATGCATGGTGAGTTTCATAATTCTACTTATCTCCTACGTTGTCATCTTGTACTCTCTGAGAAACCACAGTGCAGAAGGAAGGCGAAAAGCTCTTTCTACCTGCACCTCCCATTTTATTGTGGTTGTCCTATTTTTTGGTCCatgtatattcatatacacaCGCCCAGCAACCACGTTTCCAATAGACAAGATGGTGGCTGTGTTTTACACAATTGGGACACCCTTGCTCAACCCTCTGATCTATACACTGAGGAATGCAGAAGTGAAAAATGCCATGAAAAAGTTATGGTGTAGCTAA